The genomic segment GCCCCCAATAATGACAATCAATCCGTTACCGGTGAGCATAGAAAGGCGATAAAAAGTACTCCTAATTCCTAGGAAAAAGGATTGTTGGTCTTTGGACAATGATAATAAATAAAAACCATCTGTAGCCACGTCATTGGAAGCAGAAGCAAATGCCGCCACCCAAAAAATAGCCAAACTCAGAAAAAAGAAATGGTTCATCGGAATGGTAAATCCAACTATTAAAAAAGCGATAGAGATGAGCAATTGCATGCTTAAAAACCACTTTCTTTTGGTACTGTGCAAGTCAATAAACGGACTCCATAATGGTTTAATTACCCAAGGTAAATAAAGCAAACTGGTATAAATCCCAATATCTTCATTACTAATACCTAAATTCTTATACATGATTACAGACACCGAAATAATGATCGCATAGGGGAAACCAGATGCAAAGTTTAAAATAGGGATCCAATACCAAGGGTTTTTCTCTGCTTTCATTCGTAGTGTATTAATTAGGTTTTACGACTGTTTGTGGCAGTTGTGTTAGGATTTCTTTACTTTCGTTACCATACAAGTCAATGAATGATAAAGCAAATTTAGACTTGTTTTCTAATAAGGCAATTGGCACACGAATAGCTAATCGATTGTTGTTTTTTTGTACCAAGAATTTATCGACTATCTGACTTGGGTCATCGCTGTCTAGCTCTGCATTAGCATCAGTTCCATAAAAAACAACATAGCGCATAGGATTTCGAGTAGGTTGTAAAGAAATGACCAATTCATTTTTATCTTTTATGACACTAGTTACTCTAGGAACATCAAAAACTAATTTTTTAAAATTGGGAACAGCTGCAGGTATAGCCTGGTATTTGTATTGATTTTCGGCCAGTAACTGCGTTACTTCCTGATTTTTATTGAGGAACCATTTGGCGCTAAAAAAAGCATTGCCTTGTACATTATTAAAACTACGAGAATAATCGATTTGATTTGGGATTTCAAAAGGAGAATCCCAACTTTTATCCGAATCCGATTTAATTTTATAAGATCCATTTCCAATGTAAATGGCTGTGTTTTTTGAGTTTTCGGACCACCATTTCAGTAATTTACTGTACGAGGCTTTTGGATGATTGAAACTCCAGTACAATTGAGGTAAGATATAGTCAATCCAATTATTTTCCATCCAATGTAATGGATCTGCAAATAGATCATCATAATTAGTTTGACCCGCTTGTGTATCTGAACCTCTTGGATCTACAGATTGATTTCTCCAGACTCCAAAAGGGCTTATGCCAAATTGCACCCACGGCTTAATTTTTTTGATACTGGTTGCAATTTGTTGAACAAAAACATTCACATTATTACGTCTCCAATCGGCTAATTCTAATCCATTAGAGTATTTATTAAACGAATCCGTATCATTGAATTTTTCACTATCAACAGTATATGGGTAAAAATAATCATCAAAGTGTATCGCATCGATATCGTATTTTTTGACTACTTCTTCAACCACTCTAGTCAAATGGTTTTGAACTTCTGGCAAACCAGGATTGTAATAGTATTTACCAGCATACTTAATCATCCATTCAGGATGTTGAATCAGGTCGTGTTTTTTGCTTACGATTTCTAAATTGGCACTTGAAGTGGCACGATATGGATTTAGCCAAGCATGAAATTCAAATCCGCGGTGGTGTGCTTCATGAATCATCCACTCTAATGTATCGTAATAAGGCGAAGGTGCTTTTCCTTCTTTTCCAGTTAGATTTCGTGACCAAGGTGCTAAATCAGTTGGATAAAATGCATCACCATTACTTCGTATTTGCACTATTACAGCATTGTAGCGTAACTTTTTGTAAGTATCTAAAATTTCAACAAAATCACTTTTTTGCTTCTCTACTGGGTCAGTACTATTTTTAGGCCAATCGATGTTAGCCACAGTAGCAATCCAAACGGCTCTAAATTCGTTCTTGGGATACATAATTTTAGCCTGAGCTACAGCATTTCCCGTTGAAAAAAGGAAGGCAAATAAGATAGTAAGGGACTTTAAATTCATCATTTGGAGGTTCATTTGTATACTACAAAATTACACTTTTGTAATTGTATTTTGATTTAAACTTTCAATATTATACTTTAATTATTGTATTGTTTCTGTATAATAAATACAATAGAATTTGGAACATCACGATAAATAGTATTGCATGAACTAAGGATGCCGTCATAGGATTAGTAAAATAAGGTTCAATAGCATAGGTATAGCAGTATTTTTGGATGCTTATTTTCTCGCCAATTGTATCAGGCTTCTCTATTTGAATCATCGCTAAGGTTCTAGGAATTATCCCTGAAAGAAAGAAAACGATCATAGGATTTACGCCCCACATTACTAATAAATTGCTCTTTGTAGCTATTTTTTTATAATCCACCACATAGTATAGTAAAGTAAAAAGTAAAATAGCAACACCAGAAGTGTAAAGAACAAATGAGCTAGACCAAATGGATTTATTTATTGGAAAATAATTTGCGATGATGATGCTTAATACTAGGAGTACAACTCCAATTTGATTTAGTTTTTTCATCATTTCAATTTTATTATAAGTATCAAGGACTAGATAACCAATTAAAAAGCCTATAATACCTTGAGCAATTGCAGGTAAAGTAGACAAAATTCCCTCGGGATCCCATGGTTTAGTACCTACATAAACATG from the Flavobacterium ammonificans genome contains:
- a CDS encoding glycoside hydrolase family 10 protein, with translation MMNLKSLTILFAFLFSTGNAVAQAKIMYPKNEFRAVWIATVANIDWPKNSTDPVEKQKSDFVEILDTYKKLRYNAVIVQIRSNGDAFYPTDLAPWSRNLTGKEGKAPSPYYDTLEWMIHEAHHRGFEFHAWLNPYRATSSANLEIVSKKHDLIQHPEWMIKYAGKYYYNPGLPEVQNHLTRVVEEVVKKYDIDAIHFDDYFYPYTVDSEKFNDTDSFNKYSNGLELADWRRNNVNVFVQQIATSIKKIKPWVQFGISPFGVWRNQSVDPRGSDTQAGQTNYDDLFADPLHWMENNWIDYILPQLYWSFNHPKASYSKLLKWWSENSKNTAIYIGNGSYKIKSDSDKSWDSPFEIPNQIDYSRSFNNVQGNAFFSAKWFLNKNQEVTQLLAENQYKYQAIPAAVPNFKKLVFDVPRVTSVIKDKNELVISLQPTRNPMRYVVFYGTDANAELDSDDPSQIVDKFLVQKNNNRLAIRVPIALLENKSKFALSFIDLYGNESKEILTQLPQTVVKPN